The genomic segment TTAGTTAATGTATGGTGTTCTAGTTTGCAGATTGCTCTGGTTATCAAAAGGATGGCTGAATTCTACCAATTTATAAGAGAGGATAAGCAGGCAGCAAGTCAACATGCCTGCTTAGGATTAGAAGGCAATTTGGTCATTTAGATTACAATGAATAACATGATTGGCTGAAGAAGAAACTCACGGTAGCTGATGTCGTATAAATTTTACGGAAAAGATTCAAATATGTCATCAAATTATCGAAAacggctcatttatgccactcattaATAGTTTGATTCATTTATACCATCAAATTATCAGAAATGGTTCATTTATGCCACTGATCAATAGTTTGGTTTATTTATGTCatcgccgttaccaaaatgactcatccatgtcatttttcattaatgtCGGTTTTATAATATCAGATATGATACGTGACCTCCAACTagatggttgtgggtgggttgAGTGTATGGatcggattttttattaatttgagatttaaaattagGCTTATTTAATTAAGCGATATAGATCTCTAATTAGAGGctacgtgtcatatctggtattgtaaatATACAACGAACTTAAGAGGTTCAACACatagtatatacataaaaaaaattctttttacgTATTtacacagtgtaatttttcggTGAAGGGGTGTCGGTTGACACCCATGCATGTGTGCTTTCACTTCGATGATACGACGATGGCATAAATAAGTCAAAGTATtaatgagtgacataaatgagtcattttcaATAGTTTGatgacataaataaattaaattattaattaatggcataaataaattattttttatagtttGATGTCATATCTGatccttaaaaaaattaataagaaaaGTAAGATAATATTTTTGAGACGAAAGTAATAATTGCTTTAATATGGAAATATGTAACGAATaacttaatgaaaataaataaataacgcAAGTGGTGTCCACGCCCTTACAATGAAGGtgattgaagaagaaagctagTTTCTCCAAATCCGTTTTCTTTCCATTTATAGTACTGTTATTATGGGACAAGTGGGTCAATTAGGTCGGGTGGCACAAAGATAGAAACTGGATAACGCCGAATCTTTTTTTCATTGTTCCCTATCAGATAATATTATGTATTCCATCGTCcgatttatttgatatttttttcttttgaaagtgAATGAGTTGTTATGTAAATTTTATCTTTCCGTTTTGATTTatttgagcttttttttttatccgtcTTAAAATGAATGAGCTTTCTTtcctaattttgaaataaattagctttatgaatgatttacagtagcacaaattttcaaagtttattttgaatcataaatttcaaaaaatttctcttttttattaaatataaaattatggaTCGAATGAGTTTATATAAATTGAAGCgaagaaaaatagtttttatgtTTAAACACACGATTAAAATGATGAGTTAGACTcataaaagcaaaaaatatcaaataaattgagacaaaataagtatatttaaggaatatatattatatagtcCTTTTCTCCTTATCCTCTATCTCCCTTCTTTATTTCGCATACTTCCCCGCACAACATTCCTATCTTTGTAACCTTTATTTTAAGGTGTTACTTATCAATTCCTTAaccaaaagagagaaaaatattgcATTTCAAGCCATTTTTTAGAACTTGGTGAAACTAATATCTTCAAGAACTGTATGGTGGATTTTGTTTGTTTAGATTATGAGTATGAAAATGGGTTTAGTTTTCTTTGGACCAACAAAACAACCATGGGATCATGGATGAAGAAAATCAAGATTCTTTGTCTGATTTTTCTGAAGAAGGAGTTTTTAGTAATTTCTCTTCGTCAGAAGATGAATCATCTGATCCAACTTCTCCTAATTCTTCTTCTGGTAGTTCAAGCAATGAGCACAAAATTGGAGCTTTGCAAAATATGTCATCTCTTCTTCAAGAACTTCCCTTCAAGTAAGTACTTGGTTTTAATTGTCCTTTCTTTGCTCTTTaagtaatttttctcatgtatTTTATAGTTTAACTTATGTCACTACCATTTTTACTGTCTATTTATTTCATCATACCAATGTTCATTTGGGTGTGCAAACAAAGTCTCAGATTATATTATAGCTTTTTGGGAAATCATAAGAGTATATGTAAGCTGATTTAGCGGATCACTTAAAACAATGGGTAAGCTGTCAATAGTAAATGTCATtcggtaacatagaaagaaacaAAGTAAATATCTTAAAGTACACTGGTGGTCGAAAATTTAATGATATATTATTACTTATAGCTTAAATCTGTCtgtctgctttttttttttttcaatttcgaAGGTATACTGAAAAACCGGAATTAGTTAAGAAATTTGTCGCTAATCTGTCGCCCAATAATTCAGGAATTTTTGATAATCTGGTGTTAATCAGTTGTTAAATAGAATTAGCGACATGTTTTGCTATTTAGCGACATAAGTTGTGCTcattcttgttttttctttgcAGTGAAATGATAACTTTTTTAAACATTTGGAAATTCTTTAATATTAgatgatttttttccttttaatttaatGACATGCTCTTATATCATCACAAAACCGACATGACTTTTTTTAATGCCACAACTTATATGTACTTTTGATATGTGTAAAGAGTTTTCTTCCATTAAATTTTATGTTCAGTCAAACacaatcatattttattataaaatgaaGTAGGAGGAGTATTCTATAGAGATGCTAATTGTTCATTTGGTTAATAGGAGAGGCTTGTCAAAGCATTACAATGGGAAGTCACAATCATTCACATCTCTATCAAATGTGAGGAGCTTAGAGGATATGGCTAAACCTGAGAACCCATACAACAAGAAGCTCAAATCATGCAAAAGCTATGGAGTTTTCTTGGAAGGTTTCAAATCAGATCACTTGCAATCCCATGTTATAAGAAGCAGCAGTTCTTCAAGACTCAGCTCAAAGAGAGGCTCATGTTCATCACCAAGGGCAAGGAGAAATGGAAGCTTTCTTGGAAATAATAGTAGTAGACCTCCTGTTCCTCCACATAGATCAACTAGCACTGCCAGCTTTACAAGTCAAACCCCTTTATTTGCTTGATTGTTCTtatgatcaatttttttttaaagagagtTTACTAAGTGTATTTTGTGTTCTTGTTTTTGTGACATGGAGTTCTTTACCTCAGCTGAATCCTGCTGGTGCCTCTTAGCTGAATCTTGCTTGTGCCACCTAAACGGTGAATGTGTGACGTTTGTTGTTGTTCTGGTTATCAAAAGATTTGACTGATTCTACTCTATATATGCTACGACTACAATGTTGTTATATTCTATGTTTTAATTTATGCGACATGTT from the Lycium ferocissimum isolate CSIRO_LF1 chromosome 11, AGI_CSIRO_Lferr_CH_V1, whole genome shotgun sequence genome contains:
- the LOC132037971 gene encoding protein OXIDATIVE STRESS 3-like gives rise to the protein MDEENQDSLSDFSEEGVFSNFSSSEDESSDPTSPNSSSGSSSNEHKIGALQNMSSLLQELPFKRGLSKHYNGKSQSFTSLSNVRSLEDMAKPENPYNKKLKSCKSYGVFLEGFKSDHLQSHVIRSSSSSRLSSKRGSCSSPRARRNGSFLGNNSSRPPVPPHRSTSTASFTSQTPLFA